The Sediminicola sp. YIK13 genomic sequence CTAGAAGAGCACACCGAGCTTATTTTTAAAATAGGGAAGAACATTGCCCATGATTGCAAATATTGTGGTATCCATTGGAACCTAGCACCTGTGGTGGATATCAACAACAACCCGAACAATCCGGTTATAGGCTACAGATCTTATGGCGAGAGCAAAGAACTAGTGTCGGAAAAGGCCATTGCCTATACCCTGGGCACCAAAAGCGAAGGCGTACTTACATGTGCGAAGCATTTTCCCGGACATGGGGATACGGCGATCGACTCCCATTTGGGACTACCGATTATTGAGAAGTCCAAAGAGGCCCTTTGGGAAAATGAACTTTTTCCCTTTCGCGAATTGATAGAAAACGGGGTAGATTCGGTCATGATCGGACATTTGTCCGTTCCTAGCTTGTCCAATGGAAAAAACACCCCCGCTACCCTCTCCAAAGAGATCATCAAGGGGGTCTTGCGCAAAGAATTACAGTTTAATGGGGTTGTTATTTCCGATGCCCTTAATATGCATAGTGTTTCTAAAATGTATCCCACAAAAGGGGAATTGGAATGGGTGGCTTTTGATGCGGGCAACGATGTCCTATGCTTTGCTGAAAATATAAAGGAGGGTATGGACCTCATCTTAAAGAACGCTTCAAAACAACAGATAGAGGAAAGCTTTGAACGTTTTTGGAATCTAAAACTAAAGGCTTTTAATGCTTTGAAAGAGTCTCCAGATGAAGCACGAAACCCAGTGAGCTTGAACCATAAGTTGGCCTATGAAAGTCTTAGCCTGGTTCATGGTGATCAAAAGAATATAAATCCCTTTAGAAAAGAAGGTTTTGTGGGAGTCACTATCGGAAAAGAGGCAGATAATCCATTCTTTGGCACTATCTCAAAATCAGTTACTTTTGCGGGTTTTTCTACTAAATCTTCCTCAAAAAAGGAAATTTTAGAGCAAATAGAGGGTAAAAACGTGCTTTTGACACTCTTTCCACCACTAGTGAAGCCAAAAGATAATTTTGGAGTATCTCAACAAGATTTGGCACTTATTTCAGAAATACTTGCCAACCAAAATGTGGTTCTTTATCATTTTGGAAACCCCTACTTTTTAAACCTATTGCCATTTCAGAAAGCCAGGGCTGTGGTCGTTGCCTTTCAGGATTTTGAAACATTCCAGCAAAATGCGGCAAACCATTTTCTGGGCAAGGTAGACGCAAAAGGAAAGCTTCCCATAACCCTAAATTCTGAGGTATGCACATCTACAAAGTAATCGGACTCATGTCGGGCACCTCCTTAGACGGCTTGGATTTGGCATATTGCCATATCTGGAGGCAGCATGACCGTTGGGAGTTTAAGATTCTGGAATCCAAGAGTATTTCATATGACAAGGAGACTTTTGACACACTAAAAAATTCTATCTACTTACCTGCCGACGAGCTCCTCATTTTCCATAATACCTATGGCACATGGTTGGGCGAACAAACCAAGAAATTTATAGAAGAACATCATTTGGAGGTCGACTTTATTTCCAGTCATGGGCATACCACCCACCACCAACCGGCAAAAGGGCTCACTTTTCAAATAGGCTCCGGACAGCATTTGGCCAATGCCAGTGGCCATAAAGTGGTCTGTGATTTTAGAACCAATGATGTGGCTTTGGGCGGACAGGGAGCGCCTTTAGTTCCTATTGGGGACCGATTATTATTTAGCGAATATGATTTTTGTTTGAACTTGGGAGGTATTAGTAACATCTCCTTTGAGCATGAAGGAGTTCGTTTGGCTTATGACATAGGATTGGCCAATATGATCCTGAACCATATCACCCAGAAAGTAGGGTTGGCCTATGACAAAGACGGACAACTGGCCAGCAAAGGAACCCTGAACAAGATGATGTTGCAACAATTGAACGCTTTTGAATTTTATAGGTCGCCCTTTCCAAAATCTATAGGTTTTGAATGGTTTGTGGAAAAAGTAGTTCCTATAGTTGATGGTACTAAAGACAGTTTGGAAAACCTTTTACACACCGCCGTCCACCATATTTGTGAGCAGATAGCATTACAGGTACAACAGCAGGTCACAAAAAAAGAAAACACTTTAATGGTCACCGGTGGCGGGGCCTTGAACTGTTTTCTCATTGACACCCTTCAAGAAAAATTAGGGTCCACCGCCAAAGTGGAAATCCCTTCCAAAACTTTAATCGAATTTAAGGAGGCCATTGTTTTTGCGTTTATGGGTGTACTGCGACTGGAGCAGGAAATGAATTGTTTGAGTTCAGTTACAGGAGCTAAGCGCGACTCATCAAGTGGGGTGGTATTCTTGCCCAATTAAACATATTGTGAATTTTATTTAATTCAGAAAATTTCTAATCATCAAAAAGGCAAAAGCTTAATTGGGTCACTACTAACACGAGCGTGCCCTCTGCTAGCGCGAGCGTCACGCTCGTGCATCTCAAACTTACGCATGGCATTCTTTTCAATTTAAAATAAATACCTTTTGGAACAGTTAATGTTCATAGAAAATTATCTAATTTAGAAATATTAGATATTGTATTTAATTAGAACTAAACATAAGGCACGAGCGTGACGCTCGCGCCAGCGGTGGTACTTTTTTTAAAAGGACTAGGTACGAAAACGTTTTAAAATAACATTAGAAATGATTGAGGATATAAAAATGATTGCTAGACGTTATTATAATCTGAAAAGTGGGTGGAACGATTCAATAGGAGGATTTGAAGTTGAAGAGTTCAAAGAGCCTAGAATCTTCCAGTTCAACTATGGTCCCGGAATAAATCCGTATGATGACATCAAACATGAGGAATATAAAAAATATATTTTCGATATTCAATGGAGCTACAATAGCAATATTGTAACAAAAATGGCTCCTAAATCAATATTGGCATATCCTTCTCCGAAAATGGACTTGATGATATCAATTTTTCCAGTTGATTCTAAAAAATACTCCTATCCAAATAGCTTAATGGTTTTTAATCCTGATGGTTCTATTTTGTATGAAGTAGAACCGCCGACTTTTATATCAAAGGAATCATCCCGAGTCAATATGAGGGGTAAAAAAGGAAAGTTCGGATCGATAGGCTGGATAGAAAATGACGAGTTTGATATAAAGATTGGTATTGTATCGCAAGAAGTAGAGGAATATAGAAAATTTAATCCCTATACAGGTGAATTTGGGGATAACATAGGACCAATTTCTTTAGAAACGTATACTAAATGAGACTCCCTATGCTAGCGCGAGCGTCACGCTCGTGCCCTCAACAGTCAGAAATAAAATAATTTAAAAATAAAATGAGCAGAAAATACAAATTCCCCTACTTGCACGAATATCATCCACTTGCATAAGACATACATATATAAAGAAAACAGCACCCAGAAATAATAGCTATTCCCTTTAAACCACACTCCCAATCTTACACTTACGAAAACGGTATAGGACGTTCTATCAAAAAGTCCGTAGTTTCATCCCAAATCCTTATTTTTGGACAAAATATGTAAGCATGCTCATTATTGGAATAGCCGGAGGAACTGGCTGTGGAAAAACAACCGTTGTAAATCAGATCGTTAACGAACTGCCCTTTGAAGAAGTGGGGGTAATTTCACAAGATTCGTACTACAACGATATCTCCCACCTTACCTATGAGGAACGCACCAATATCAATTTTGACCATCCTAGGGCCATAGATTTTGATCTACTCATTGAGCATTTACAAATTTTAAAACAAGGAAATCCCATTGACCAACCCGTATATTCCTTTGTAAAGCACAATCGCACCAAGGATACCATACATACCTTTCCAAGAAAGGTAATGATCGTTGAGGGGATTTTGATTATGACCAATCCCAAAATCCGGGAGATGTTCGACATAAAAATCTACGTTCACGCAGATTCCGATGAGCGGTTGATACGAAGGTTAAAAAGGGATATTACCGAGCGCGGAAGGGATCTGGATGAGGTATTGAGCCGCTACCAGAACACCCTAAAGCCCATGCACAACCAGTTTATAGAACCTACCAAGGAGTTTGCGGATATCATTATCCCCAACAATAAATACAACACCGTGGCCGTAGATATCGTACGGACCATCATTAATGAAAAACTAGCATAGACAGCAATGGGCCTAAAAGAACTGAGAAAAAAAAAGTGGTTTGGCATAGCCACCAATATGTACGTATTGGTGCTAACCGTTTTTTTAATTTGGATGATCTTTTTTGATACCAATTCCCTCTTCATCCATTGGGAGCTGAAAAAAGAAATTAAAAAGCTGGAGAAGCAGAAGGAGTTCCTACAGGAGGAGATTGAAAATGATAAAAGGACGATAGAAAAGTTATCCGACAAGAAGGAACTGGAAAAATTTGCCCGGGAAAAGTATTACCTCAAGAAAAAGAACGAGGAAATCTATTTAATAGAATACGAGGACAGCCTAAAAAATAAAGAAGATGAGTAGACCCAAACTTTTTAACGAATTTCAAGAAGTTTCCTCCAAAGCCTGGAAGCAACAAATACAATTCGACTTAAAAGGAGCGGATTATAATGAGAATTTGATATGGGAATCTCCAGAAGGGATTAAAGTAAAGCCTTTTTACCATTCTGATGAAAATGGAGGCCGCATCGATTTTTCCCTACCCTTGGGAACTTCTTGGAAAATTACCCAACATATCTATGCCAAGAATGCAACCATGGCAAATGCCAAAGCGCTAGAGGCGTTGCGCAGGGGTGCAGATAGTCTGCTTTTTACAGTTGCCTCTGAGGAAATTAAAATAGAACGGCTTTTAAAGGATATCCCCCTGGAAGCTACGGTCATCCATTTCGAATTTCAGTTTTTATCGGTACAATATATACAGGGACTCTTTAATTTTATAGGTAATAAAACCCATCGCATCCATCTGAATATTGATCTTATCGGCCACTTGGCCAAAAGTGGGAATTGGTTCCATAACCTTAAAAAGGACCATGAGATCTTGGAAGAAGTAATTATCCAGAACCAGGCCAATAATTTCAATAATATCCTTGCAGTGGATGCCAGCCTTTACCAAAATGCCGGCGCCAATATGGTGCAGCAATTGGCCTATGCGCTTTCACATGCCAATGAGTATTTAAACCATTTCACCAAGGACGCCACCCAAAATGCTATTCAGGGCATCACTTTTAAAATGGCCGTGGGAACCAATTATTTCTTTGAAATAGCAAAGCTTAGGGCCATGCGCCTCTTGTGGAAAACCTTGGCCAATGAATACAATTTGGATCTGGAATGCCACATCCTGGCCTTGCCGTCCAAACGCAACAAGACCCTTTACGATTACAATGTAAATATGCTCAGGACCACTACGGAATGTATGTCGGCCATCCTTGGAGGCGCAGATACCATCTGTAATCTACCTTATGATGCGCTTTACCACAAGAGTAATGAATTTGGCGAACGTATAGCGAGAAACCAATTGCTGATCTTAAAACACGAAAGCTATTTTGATAAGGTCAGTAATCCTGCTGATGGTGCCTATTACATAGAAAGCCTAACTACCCAATTGGCAGAAAAAGCCTTGGATCTATTTAAATCCTTGGAAGCCGGTGGCGGTTTTTTAAAGCAACTGAAAGAACATACCATCCAGAAAAAAATTAAGGAAAGCGCCAAAAAAGAACAAGAACTGTTCAATACCCATAAAGAGGTATTGGTAGGTACAAATAAGTATATCAATAAGGAAGATAGGATGAAGGATGATATGGAGATCTTCCCCTTTGTTAAGACCGATGCCCGAAAAACCTTATTGGAGCCCATTATTGAAAAACGACTGTCCGAAGCCTTGGAACAAAAAAGATTGAAAGATGAGTAGAAAAGACCTGCAACACCTAAAATTAAAAGTGGCTGAAGATACAGGTAACCAAACTCCAGCTTCCAAAACAAAGAGGAAAGTCAATTCTGAAACCCCTTTCTATATCAAGGAAGATGTAGCAGATTTAGAACATCTTAATTTTGCAGCGGGGATAGCGCCCAACCTACGTGGGCCCTACTCCACCATGTATGTCAGAAGACCTTGGACGATAAGACAATACGCTGGTTTTTCTACTGCCGAAGAAAGCAATGCTTTTTACAGACGTAATCTGGCCGCAGGACAAAAAGGGCTGTCTGTAGCCTTTGACTTACCAACACATCGTGGATATGACAGCGATCATGAGCGCGTAGTAGGAGACGTAGGTAAAGCTGGCGTTGCCATAGATTCTGTGGAAGACATGAAAATTCTATTCGACTCCATTCCTTTGGATGAAATGTCGGTTTCCATGACCATGAACGGAGCTGTTTTACCAATTATGGCCTTTTATATCGTTGCCGCAGAAGAACAAGGGGTATCCCCAAAACAATTGGCAGGGACCATACAGAACGATATCCTTAAGGAATTTATGGTGCGGAACACTTATATCTATCCTCCGGCACCTTCCATGCAGATCATTTCTGATATTTTTGAGTATACAAGCAGGCACATGCCAAAATTCAATAGCATCAGTATTTCCGGCTATCATATGCAGGAAGCTGGCGCTACCCCGGAAATAGAATTGGCATATACCTTGGCAGACGGACTGGAATACATTAGAACCGGACTTAAATCTGGTTTGGATATAGATAAGTTCGCACCTCGCCTATCTTTCTTTTGGGGCATCGGCATGGATCATTTTATGGAAATTGCCAAAATGAGGGCAGGTCGCATGCTTTGGGCAAAATTGGTTCAAAAGTTCGATCCAAAAAATCAGAAATCCCTAGCACTACGGACACACTCACAGACAAGTGGCTGGAGTCTTACTGCCCAAGATCCTTTTAATAATGTGGCCAGAACCACCATTGAAGCTGCAGCTGCAGCCTTTGGAGGCACCCAAAGTTTGCACACCAACGCCTTGGACGAGGCCATTGCACTGCCCACCGATTTTTCGGCAAGAATAGCAAGGAATACACAACTTTTTTTACAGGACGAAACCAAGATCACCAAAACGGTAGATCCTTGGGCGGGAAGTTATTATGTGGAATACCTTACTGATGAGATTGCCCATAAAGCCTGGAAACTTATTGAAGAGGTTGAAGAATTGGGAGGAATGACCAAAGCCATTGAGGCTGGTATCCCTAAAATGCGCATTGAACAGGCCGCAGCAAAAAAACAGGCCCGGATAGATAGCAACCAAGATATTATAGTAGGCATCAACAAATATCAACTGGAGGAAGAAGATCCCCTCATGATTTTGGAAGTGGACAATGAGCAGGTGCGCAAACAGCAGTTAGAACGTTTGGCACAGACCAAAAAAAACAGAAATTCGGCAGATGTAGGAGCGGCATTAAAAAAACTGACCGAAGCAGCCAAAGAAAAACAAGCGACCGAAGGAACCGCAACTACCGAGAATTTACTAGCTTTAGCGGTAGAAGCAGCGAGGGCAAGAGCTACCTTAGGGGAAATAAGCGATGCCATGGAAGTTGCTTTCGGACGGTACAAAGCAAAAATTCAATCATTTACAGGAGTGTATTCCAAAGAGATCAAAAACGACGAGAGCTTTAAAAAAGCCAGGGAGATGGCCGACCAATTTGCTGAGACCGAAGGTCGTAGACCTAGGATTATGATTGCAAAAATGGGTCAGGACGGACATGACAGGGGAGCCAAAGTTGTGGCTACCGGGTATGCCGATCTGGGCTTCGATGTAGATATCGGCCCCTTGTTCCAGACCCCTCAGGAGGCCGCGAAACAGGCTGTAGAAAACGATGTGCACGTGGTGGGAGTATCTTCCTTGGCGGCAGGTCATAAAACGTTGGTGCCCCAAATTATAGAAGAGCTCAAGAAATACGGTCGGGAAGATATCATGGTCATTGTGGGAGGCGTAGTGCCAAAACAGGATTATGACTACCTCTTTAAAGCTGGAGCCGTGGCCATATTTGGCCCTGGTACCAAAATTAGTGAAACAGCGATCCAAATATTGGACATTTTAATGGATTGATCCGTTGAATTCAACATTCTTAAACCATTAATTCCCCACAGATTACCATCATTTTGTGGATTAATAGGCTGTTATTCACCGTCTGTTAACAAAATACATTTTTTGGCGTTATAAATAATCGTATTTTTAGCCCCTAACTTACTATGATAATGGGCAAGATAATTGCTATAGCAAATCAAAAAGGTGGGGTTGGAAAAACCACCACATCAGTGAACCTAGCTGCCTCCTTAGGTGTACTGGAAAAAAAAGTATTATTAATTGATGCTGATCCACAAGCCAATGCCACATCCGGTTTGGGCATAGATGTGGACAGTGTGGAAATGGGTACGTACCAGTTATTGGAACATTCCAAGACTGCTTTGGAAACAATCATTTCAACATCCTCCCCTAATGTAGATCTTATTCCTTCACATATAGATCTTGTTGCCATTGAAATTGAACTGGTAGACAAGGATAAAAGGGAGTACATGATGAAGCAGTCACTTGAAGGGTTGAAGGACAAATACGATTACATTCTGATCGATTGCGCGCCTTCTTTGGGCTTGTTGACTCTAAATGCATTAACAGCGGCTGACTCTGTCATCATTCCTATCCAATGTGAATATTTTGCCTTGGAAGGTTTGGGCAAATTACTGAACACCATTAAAAGTGTGCAAAAAATACACAATCCAGATCTAGACATAGAAGGATTGTTGCTCACCATGTTCGATTCCAGATTGCGACTGTCCAATCAGGTGGTGGAAGAGGTGAACAAGCATTTTTCTGATATGGTTTTCGATACCATCATCCAAAGAAATGTGAGATTAAGTGAAGCTCCAAGTTATGGGGAAAGCATCATTAAATACGATGCAGCAAGCAAGGGAGCGGCCAATTATTTGAATTTGGCCAATGAAGTAATGAAAAAAAACAAGGAGATAGTTTAATATGGCGAAAGCAGTAAAAAAACAAGCTTTAGGAAGAGGATTGTCAGCACTTCTTAAAGATCCAGAAAACGACATCAAATCAGTATCCGACAAAAATGCGGATAAAGTAGTGGGCAATATCGTAGAATTGGAATTATCGGCCATAGAAATGAACCCATTTCAGCCACGATCCAACTTTAACGATGATGCACTACAAGAATTGGCAACTTCTATTCGGGAGCTGGGGGTAATCCAGCCTATTACCGTTAGAAAGCTCGATTTCAATAAATATCAATTAGTTTCCGGAGAAAGAAGATTCAGGGCGTCCAAACTCATAGGCTTGGAAACCGTTCCTGCCTATATCCGTATTGCCAATGACCAAGAATCCTTGGAAATGGCATTGGTGGAAAATATACAGCGACAGGATCTTGATCCCATCGAAATTGCTTTGTCCTACCAACGTTTGATAGACGAAATTCAGTTGACACAGGAGAAGTTAAGTGATAGGGTAGGGAAAAAACGCTCCACCATTACCAACTATTTAAGGCTTTTACGATTAGACCCCATTATCCAGACCGGCATCCGTGACGGCTTTGTAAGTATGGGACATGGTAGAACGCTCGTAAATGTTGAAAAAAGAGAAGACCAGATTGCCCTATATGAGAAGATAGTTGGACAAAATCTATCAGTTCGAGATACGGAAAAGGCCGTAAAGGCCTATCAAGATGCATTGGAAAATCCTGATAAGCAAGTGAAAAAGGTGTCGAAAACCCCTGATTTCATCAAAAAGGATGCCCCGAGATTCAGCGACTACCTTTCTGTAAAAGTAGATGTGAAAGCTTCAGAAAAAGGCAATGGCAAAATCACCATCCCTTTTAGTTCCGAAGAAGAATTTCAGCGTATAAAAAAACTGATCACAGGTGAATAAATCACTTTGCTCTATACTAGTTATTTTTCTTTTAATTCTTTCCACCACTGCACAGGAAAAAAAAAAGGATACCACCGCAGTAGACTCTGTTAAAACAGATTTTACTAAAAAAGGCGTCGTGATTAAGGATGTTATTGTGGAGAAAAGGGAAGAAATAAACCCTTTGGCTCCCAGCAAGGCCGCCTTTTTCTCCGCCATATTACCGGGATTGGGCCAAATCTACAACAAACGTTATTGGAAGGTTCCCCTAGTATATGCGGCAATTGGCACAGGGGTATACGCCTACGTTTATAATGATGATCTCTATGATCGCTTTAGAATAGCTTTTAAAAGAAGAAGGGCCGGATTTATTGATGACGAATTTTACGATCCCAACAATAGTGGTGTGGTACCTGGAAGCCCAGACCTTTCAGATGCAGCGTTGCAAGATGGGCAAGAGCGCTACCAGAGAGATAGGGATCTGGCCTTGGTAGTCACCATCGGCCTTTACGCACTCAATATCATAGATGCCAATGTGGATGCGCATTTACGGCAATTTAACGTAGATGACAACCTTAGTATGGACTTTAAACCCTACTTAGAATACAATCCAATTAACGCCAATCCAAATTACGGAATGGCATTAACCATAAAATTCTAGCGCATGAAAATTGCATTGTTTGGATACGGTAAAATGGGAAAGATGATAGAACAGACCGCTATCAAAAGAAACCATACCATTGTAGCCAAAATAGACGTAGACACCAAAGAAATTGATTTTTCCAATATCGATGTGGCCATAGATTTCAGTCAGCCTGATGCGGCTTTCGAAAATATTAAAAAATGCATGGAACACAATGTTCCTGTTATCTCGGGCACCACAGGATGGTTAAAAGATTACGACAGGGCGGTGTCCTTTTGTAATGAACATAAGGGAGCGTTTATTTATGCTTCCAATTATAGCCTGGGGGTCAATATCTTTTTTGAGCTTAACGAATATTTGGCCAAAATGATGAAGACGTTAGACCAATACAAGGTGTCCATGGAAGAAATACACCACACACAAAAGCTGGATGCCCCCAGTGGTACGGCCATCACCTTGGCCGAAGGGATCATAAAAAACACAGATTATAAAGGATGGGCATTGGATGCGGCAACAGATAGGCATATTCCTATTCTTGCCAAACGAATCAATGATGTTCCTGGAACACATTCCGTCAATTATGAAAGTCCCGTAGATAGTATTGAGATTAAACATACGGCCCACAATAGGGAAGGTTTTGCCCTCGGAGCCGTTGTAGCAGCTGAATGGATAGTGGACAAAACAGGGGTTTTCACCATGAAAGATGTGTTAAACCTTGGTTAAGAAACGTAACAAAAAAACATCTTCGGGTACTTAGTTATATACACAAGCATTGAGATATCCCAATAAACAACTTAGAATACACCAATAACAATATCGTATGAACGGCACACAATGGATTCTTTTTATTTTGATCGTACAGGTCATCCATTTTTTAGGAACTTGGAAATTATATGTAAAAGCTGGGAGAAAGGCATGGGAAGCGGCAGTGCCAATCTATAATGCCATTGTGTTGATGCAGATTATCAACCGCCCAAAATGGTGGACATTCCTGCTATTTATTCCTATTATCAATTTACTTATGTTTCCCGTAATTTGGGTGGAGACCATACGGAGCTTTGGAAAAAATAGCCTGTTAGATACTTGGTTGGTCATTTTAACCCTAGGATTTTATATCTATTATGTCAGCTATACCCAAGATGTCAAATATGTGGAAAACCGCAGCAGACATCCTAAAACGGCATTAGGGGAATGGGTCAGTTCCATTGTATTTGCCATAGTTGCTGCCACGTTGGTGCATACCTATTTTATTCAGCCTTATGTTATCCCAACCGGGTCTTTGGAAAAAACACTGATGATAGGTGATTTCCTTTTTGTTAGTAAATTTCATTACGGTGCCAGAACCCCTATGACAACTGTTGCGGCGCCAATGGTTCATGATACATTGCCGATCATAAAAACCAAATCTTATCTAAGCAAACCACAGCTCCCCTATTTTAGGCTTCCCGGTTTCCAAAAAGTTAAACGAAATGATATCGTGGTCTTTAGTTGGCCCGCGGATACCGTACGCCAGTTCTTTAAAAAGGAAAAAGGGGTCAAAAAACCAATAGACAAAAAATCAAACTACGTTAAAAGATGTGTGGGTGTCCCTGGGGATAGCCTTTCTATTGTAAATGGGGACGTGCATATCAATGGTGAAAAGCTGGTCCTATCGGACCGGGCCAAGCCAATGTTCCTTCATGTAGTAACGACCAAAGGACAAATAGGTAGCGCAGCAATTACTTTATTGGGGCGCAATAATTTTGGGGGTAATGTGATCAAAATTCCTAATGAAATATTGTCACAAGATAAAGTTGCAGAGGTAATAGACCAAAAGACTACGTTGGAGGAATTTGAAAAAGATTCTTTATACACCTACTATACAGGTTATATTTCTGATGGTAAAGTAGTATCATTTCTTAAAGCTACAGCGGTTAACAACAAGGCCCTTTTTAATATGACGGAAGAAGAAGCCAAGAATGATATTGGAAAGGCAGATATCGTCAATATTGAGAAATTCAGCTTTACAAAGCCAGAAACTTCTATTTTTCCGCAAAGCGGACAATATCCAGGCACACAAGATAATTTTGGACCTATTTATCTTCCAGAGGCAGGTAAAACAATTCCTTTAAATGTAAAAGTTCTTCCTTTATACAAGAAAATAATTCAGGAATATGAGGGGAATACCCTATCCGTATCCGGTAACCAAATTAGTATCAATGGGAAGGTAACAGACTCCTATACCTTTAAACAAGGCTATTACTGGATGATGGGAGACAATCGCCATAAATCTGAAGACAGTAGGTTTTGGGGCTATGTGCCAGAAAACCATATTGTGGGCAAACCGGTCTTTATCTGGATGAGTATAGATGGGATCAATGACGGACTGAGCAATTGGAAAGTTAGATGGGATCGTGTTTTCACCACGGTAGGTGGAGACGGCGAACCCAGGTCTTATTTTAAATACTTTTTGATAGCCCTTGCCGGTTGGTTCGTGTTTGATTATTTTAGGAAAAAGAAGAAAAAGAAATAATCTGTCTTATAAACCCAACAAATGAAGCTTCTCCTACACCCAGGATACTTTTTGAATATTGCCAATTTTGTGGCCATAGTCAAAAATGATATCTGTTGGGAGACTTCTGGAAATTATCAGAAACAGACCTACAGGAACCGATGCTATATAGCCACTGATAATGGCAGGCATCTCATGAATATTCCCATTCAACATGCCGGAGGCAAAAAGGGTAGACAAAAGTATAAAGACGTAAAAGTTGATAATTTTTACCATTGGCAACGGCAACATTGGCGTACCTTGGAAACGGCGTATCGGACCTCTCCATTTTTTGAGTTCTATGAAGATGATCTTGTAGAACTTTATAGAACCGAGCATACCTATCTACTTGATTTTAATTTAAAGTCCATTGAAGCTGTCTGCAATTGCCTTCAGATTCCAATGCCAGAAGAAAGAACTACCGATTTTGAAAAAGAACCATTGGATTATGTGGATGG encodes the following:
- a CDS encoding glycoside hydrolase family 3 protein, which codes for MTRPVPYPQASAELSLKEKVGQLFMPAAFINDSESEIQALEKLIKEHHIGSLCFFHSRASAATNFEGKKEVVYNEDSLETLKKLIVRYQKAAKTPLLMSIDAEWGLAMRVEQAPQYPYAITQGALEEHTELIFKIGKNIAHDCKYCGIHWNLAPVVDINNNPNNPVIGYRSYGESKELVSEKAIAYTLGTKSEGVLTCAKHFPGHGDTAIDSHLGLPIIEKSKEALWENELFPFRELIENGVDSVMIGHLSVPSLSNGKNTPATLSKEIIKGVLRKELQFNGVVISDALNMHSVSKMYPTKGELEWVAFDAGNDVLCFAENIKEGMDLILKNASKQQIEESFERFWNLKLKAFNALKESPDEARNPVSLNHKLAYESLSLVHGDQKNINPFRKEGFVGVTIGKEADNPFFGTISKSVTFAGFSTKSSSKKEILEQIEGKNVLLTLFPPLVKPKDNFGVSQQDLALISEILANQNVVLYHFGNPYFLNLLPFQKARAVVVAFQDFETFQQNAANHFLGKVDAKGKLPITLNSEVCTSTK
- a CDS encoding anhydro-N-acetylmuramic acid kinase, producing MHIYKVIGLMSGTSLDGLDLAYCHIWRQHDRWEFKILESKSISYDKETFDTLKNSIYLPADELLIFHNTYGTWLGEQTKKFIEEHHLEVDFISSHGHTTHHQPAKGLTFQIGSGQHLANASGHKVVCDFRTNDVALGGQGAPLVPIGDRLLFSEYDFCLNLGGISNISFEHEGVRLAYDIGLANMILNHITQKVGLAYDKDGQLASKGTLNKMMLQQLNAFEFYRSPFPKSIGFEWFVEKVVPIVDGTKDSLENLLHTAVHHICEQIALQVQQQVTKKENTLMVTGGGALNCFLIDTLQEKLGSTAKVEIPSKTLIEFKEAIVFAFMGVLRLEQEMNCLSSVTGAKRDSSSGVVFLPN
- the udk gene encoding uridine kinase, which codes for MLIIGIAGGTGCGKTTVVNQIVNELPFEEVGVISQDSYYNDISHLTYEERTNINFDHPRAIDFDLLIEHLQILKQGNPIDQPVYSFVKHNRTKDTIHTFPRKVMIVEGILIMTNPKIREMFDIKIYVHADSDERLIRRLKRDITERGRDLDEVLSRYQNTLKPMHNQFIEPTKEFADIIIPNNKYNTVAVDIVRTIINEKLA
- a CDS encoding FtsB family cell division protein, with product MGLKELRKKKWFGIATNMYVLVLTVFLIWMIFFDTNSLFIHWELKKEIKKLEKQKEFLQEEIENDKRTIEKLSDKKELEKFAREKYYLKKKNEEIYLIEYEDSLKNKEDE
- a CDS encoding methylmalonyl-CoA mutase subunit beta, with the protein product MSRPKLFNEFQEVSSKAWKQQIQFDLKGADYNENLIWESPEGIKVKPFYHSDENGGRIDFSLPLGTSWKITQHIYAKNATMANAKALEALRRGADSLLFTVASEEIKIERLLKDIPLEATVIHFEFQFLSVQYIQGLFNFIGNKTHRIHLNIDLIGHLAKSGNWFHNLKKDHEILEEVIIQNQANNFNNILAVDASLYQNAGANMVQQLAYALSHANEYLNHFTKDATQNAIQGITFKMAVGTNYFFEIAKLRAMRLLWKTLANEYNLDLECHILALPSKRNKTLYDYNVNMLRTTTECMSAILGGADTICNLPYDALYHKSNEFGERIARNQLLILKHESYFDKVSNPADGAYYIESLTTQLAEKALDLFKSLEAGGGFLKQLKEHTIQKKIKESAKKEQELFNTHKEVLVGTNKYINKEDRMKDDMEIFPFVKTDARKTLLEPIIEKRLSEALEQKRLKDE
- the scpA gene encoding methylmalonyl-CoA mutase, encoding MSRKDLQHLKLKVAEDTGNQTPASKTKRKVNSETPFYIKEDVADLEHLNFAAGIAPNLRGPYSTMYVRRPWTIRQYAGFSTAEESNAFYRRNLAAGQKGLSVAFDLPTHRGYDSDHERVVGDVGKAGVAIDSVEDMKILFDSIPLDEMSVSMTMNGAVLPIMAFYIVAAEEQGVSPKQLAGTIQNDILKEFMVRNTYIYPPAPSMQIISDIFEYTSRHMPKFNSISISGYHMQEAGATPEIELAYTLADGLEYIRTGLKSGLDIDKFAPRLSFFWGIGMDHFMEIAKMRAGRMLWAKLVQKFDPKNQKSLALRTHSQTSGWSLTAQDPFNNVARTTIEAAAAAFGGTQSLHTNALDEAIALPTDFSARIARNTQLFLQDETKITKTVDPWAGSYYVEYLTDEIAHKAWKLIEEVEELGGMTKAIEAGIPKMRIEQAAAKKQARIDSNQDIIVGINKYQLEEEDPLMILEVDNEQVRKQQLERLAQTKKNRNSADVGAALKKLTEAAKEKQATEGTATTENLLALAVEAARARATLGEISDAMEVAFGRYKAKIQSFTGVYSKEIKNDESFKKAREMADQFAETEGRRPRIMIAKMGQDGHDRGAKVVATGYADLGFDVDIGPLFQTPQEAAKQAVENDVHVVGVSSLAAGHKTLVPQIIEELKKYGREDIMVIVGGVVPKQDYDYLFKAGAVAIFGPGTKISETAIQILDILMD